A genome region from Hevea brasiliensis isolate MT/VB/25A 57/8 chromosome 7, ASM3005281v1, whole genome shotgun sequence includes the following:
- the LOC110640474 gene encoding uncharacterized protein LOC110640474 yields the protein MATSRWIRPEVFPLFAAVGVAVGICGMQLVRNICTNPEVRVTKENRAAGVLENFAEGEKYAEHTLRKFVRKRPPQIMPSVNGFFSDPDLPSSN from the exons ATGGCTACTTCAAGATGGATCAGGCCTGAG GTGTTTCCGCTCTTTGCTGCTGTTGGTGTAGCTGTTGGCATTTGTGGGATGCAGCTTGTTAGGAATATCTGCACCAACCCAGAAGTCAG GGTGACCAAAGAGAACAGGGCAGCAGGAGTGCTTGAGAACTTTGCAGAGGGTGAGAAATATGCAGAACATACCTTAAGGAAGTTTGTCCGCAAGAGGCCTCCACAGATCATGCCATCCGTCAATGGCTTCTTCTCAGATCCTGATCTTCCAAGTTCTAACTAG